Within the Desulforegula conservatrix Mb1Pa genome, the region ACCCTCTGCACGAGCCGTATCAGGTTCGCTTTCGCTATGTACCATTCTCTTCCTGTCGCTTCCTTCAAACCCTACCGTTACCAGTAGCGCCCTTGCGATTCGGATTGATTTCCCCTCGGACGGGGCATCTCTGCTTTCTTTCAAACAGACGGGGGCACGGCTTTGCCGGGCAAACAAAAAAATAGGAGCACATATATGTGCTCCTATTAATTCTGATGATCTCGCAAAAAGTCCTAAATGGCTTTATCGTCACTTTTTGCATCATGTCAAATATATTAAATATATTTTTAGCTGCAGCAGGAACTCGAAGTACCGCACCCAGAGCACCCACCTCCGTTAGGTGAGCTCAAATCAAGGCTTGATGACACTTTAAAGCCCATTTCATTGAAATCAATATGAACAGGGGTTGCAGCCTTCAAAAACTCGTTATCTGCTATGTATTTATGACCACCCACTTCGAACACCATATCAGAATTTTTGGCTTCATCCAGAGCCAATGCCAATGAGGGGCCTGCTCAGCCACCACTTGTCAAAAAAACCCTGATAGGCATTACAGCCCGTCCTACAAAATATTCAGCAATCTGCTTCTGGGCAGATTCCGTAACATCAATAACCATGAAATCCTCCTAAAGTTAAAATTGACACTTTGAAAGTAATTATAACCATTAATTTGTCAATGCAAGAGGTTTCATAGAAAATATTAATTAAAACAGCAACACGTAATGCCTTTTGATAATAACAATCTTGACAGAATCAAAAGCCAGGGTTTTCTCTTTCCCATTTTATTTGTGCGCCTATTTCTGAAAGTATGAAATACCTGTTCAAAACTTTTGATAACTCCGCGCTATCAGGAGGTCTTTGAGTCGTCGCTTCTATGAAGTCATATATTTTATTTAAGGAGAATATCAATTCACGATTAATTTCAAACTTGCATGCAACGTCATCCAAAAAGGCCTCCAGCAGTCAACTGATCTTGACTTTATCAAATGTTTACAGCTCTCATATATTTCATATACTGATTATATTCATGGTTTTCTTCACGTTTTTCTCTGATACCTGGATGCCCGGGACTATGATTAATTATGCAAAAATTATTGATAAAATCACTAATACCCTGACTAAGATATGAGTCAAGGTCATTAAATTCAACAGCAAGGGTTTTCATGCTTATATCAATAAAAGAAGGATCTGAGTTATCTGCTTCATCTCTGACAATCCTGCATTTTATATTATCCAGAAAAAAGCCGTGGTTGTATGAAAAAAGCGTCAACTCACCACTCCTATCATCAGAAGCACTTTCAAGGTCATCTAAGTACCTGAAACATAACCCACCTTTGCAAAAATTATCGATAGTACCAACAAGCAGCCGGCCGGATTTAAATGCCGCATACATTCCTTCTTTTACAGGATATCTTCTAGTGCTTCTTCTTTCCATGGTTAATTGCCTGTATTTGGTTTTCATATCTACCTCCATAAGTCAGAGTAAACGGGCATACTTCTGAAGAGTATGAAAGCAATATATATACCATTAAATTTAATCTTTAAAATTCAGTATTTTAAATAAATAAGGCTGAAACAAAAGGGAAAAATATACTTGTTTAGCCAAAAATTTGACGAAGAGTTAAACAGCAATTAAGTAACAGGATTACAAATTACATAAAGTCACGCAATACTCACACAATTTCTTCCAGCTTGCTTTGACTTATAAAGTGCCTGGTCAGCTATTTTCATTATATTTTTAGGGTATTCACCAGGAAATGCTATTGAATCAGCCACACCCATGCTTGCAGTTATTACAACGCTCTTCCGTGAGGAACTTTTTTCCTGTCCCCTTTTATTGGCCGAGCTTTTTTTTCTTCCTGTCTCTCTTATTATGAATTTGTGGTCTGCAAGGTCAGCTCTGAAAGAATCCAGTAGAGGAAAAGCTTCTTTAGCGTTTTTGCCTGGAAAAACGACTGTGAATTCCTCGCCGCCGTATCTATAGGCATTTCTTCCAAAAGATCCGTTAAGCCGGGTTGCAACGAGTTTAAGAACCTGATCTCCAGCCTCGTGCCCGTACGTATCGTTAAATTTTTTAAAATGATCAATATCAAACATAGCTATAGCGTACTTTTTGCCAAGATTGATCATCGCATCTTCCAGACTTCTCCTCCCGCCTATACCTGTTAATTCATCAACATAGGCTTTCATAAACGAAGCCTCAAGCAAAGCTGCCATAAAAATAAAGCCCGCAGAAGAAAAAAAGATCATTTCATTTTCTGGTTTTGTTGTATAAAAAACAGTCATGATTGCAGCAATGACGCCTAAATAGCCTGCAGAATCAGGATCGTGCTTCATTGCAAGCCTTATTGCAAACCAGGAAAAACCAATAAAGATTAAAAAAAATCTAGCCGCATATGCGAATTCATCCTTGGTCGAACTATCTAAAAAAAGAAAAGCATCAATCTTTTCAATAATAAACAAAAAACCATCCCTGAACCTGAACGGAATATTGGGTTCAATAACATCAGATAATACATTTTTCCCCAAAAGATAAACAAGTAAACCTGCAACAAATACGAATGCAAGGTTATTAAGGGTTCGTACTGATAAAAATCTCTTTCTGGATTGAAGCGAAAAAAAAATAAAAAACAGGGGCGACAAAGCAAAAAAGGCATTTGACAAAATAACATGATTATTTTGTTCTACAGAATAAAGCCGGTTCAGAAAGTAAAGCAATATCAGGTATGCTGAGCTGAAAAAATATCCGGTATTATTATATCTCGCCCCAGCTATTGCCGAGGCTGACAATATGAAATAAGGCATCACTGTCAGGAATCCGAATATGTCAGTAAATGCGTGAAGTCTGAAAAGCAGAAAAACCAGTTTTGACCAGAAAACTGATAATAATCCCGAAATAGCCAATATAAGAACAGGAACAACAAGCGCTTTTAAAAGCCTCTTGAACAAAGGCATAAAAAATCCTCCTTTAAAAAAAAGCAAGAATTACATTCCCGGACATTTTTTTCAAGAAGGTTATTATGCTATCAAAAAAAGCATGTATACCTGATATAGAATAATTGCTGTAATAGCTGGACCAGTTATTCATCACGGATCATTAACTAAAATATCACTAATTATCAATAAACAACTTTCAAAGAGCTTGACTAAATCAGAAAATATATATAATTCAACCAAACTACAATAATCAATCATATACTTATCATTTTATCAATAGATAATTACAATTAAATAACAATGAAAGAAAAAAGAAACTTTTTACGTTGTAAAA harbors:
- a CDS encoding PilZ domain-containing protein; protein product: MKTKYRQLTMERRSTRRYPVKEGMYAAFKSGRLLVGTIDNFCKGGLCFRYLDDLESASDDRSGELTLFSYNHGFFLDNIKCRIVRDEADNSDPSFIDISMKTLAVEFNDLDSYLSQGISDFINNFCIINHSPGHPGIREKREENHEYNQYMKYMRAVNI
- a CDS encoding GGDEF domain-containing protein produces the protein MPLFKRLLKALVVPVLILAISGLLSVFWSKLVFLLFRLHAFTDIFGFLTVMPYFILSASAIAGARYNNTGYFFSSAYLILLYFLNRLYSVEQNNHVILSNAFFALSPLFFIFFSLQSRKRFLSVRTLNNLAFVFVAGLLVYLLGKNVLSDVIEPNIPFRFRDGFLFIIEKIDAFLFLDSSTKDEFAYAARFFLIFIGFSWFAIRLAMKHDPDSAGYLGVIAAIMTVFYTTKPENEMIFFSSAGFIFMAALLEASFMKAYVDELTGIGGRRSLEDAMINLGKKYAIAMFDIDHFKKFNDTYGHEAGDQVLKLVATRLNGSFGRNAYRYGGEEFTVVFPGKNAKEAFPLLDSFRADLADHKFIIRETGRKKSSANKRGQEKSSSRKSVVITASMGVADSIAFPGEYPKNIMKIADQALYKSKQAGRNCVSIA